CACCTTCGCCTATACTTCAAGCTAACATTTTGTAGCATGAAGACGAACGTTCCCATAAGAAAGAATCAGCGCGGTTTTTACCTCATCCCGAGATTGCATCGTAGAAAGACGGATCATGATTGCTGTCAAAAAATCCCTCGGATGCAGGTCGATTGCTAGCCGTTCCTCGTCATTTTATCTGCACTGTCTTGACGCCCGCGGAATCAAACAGCGATGTCGCGCGGGACAGTCAGCAATATCCCGCATTCAAAATTTGCATTGCTAGTGTCCGGATGCGATATCCCAGTCCGATTTAAAGGGGAGGGCTGGCGCTCAAGTACTCATCTTCAATGGGAGAAAATCATGAAAGCCACACATAAAATGCGGTCGCATATTCTCGCGGCTGGCATCGGCGCGGTCATTGGTTTTGCAGCATCAGCCAATGCCGGCGATGTCAACATTGCGCCCCCTCGGAAACCAGCTTTTGACACGGTGATCACGCCGGGCCAGGTGCCTGGCAAAGACATACAGCACGGTCATCATCATAAGGGCGACGTCAAGAAAAATAAGTCCAGAGATGATGAAGAGCTTAAACAAACCGGAAAAGCAGGTGGCCAATCATGAAAAAGATTGCGACTATTTTTGTGCTGATCGCCGGACTGTTTATGCTTAGCCCGTCGCCGGCAAGTGCGCAGGTAGTGACTACTCCGATAAAAGTATTGATTGTGTACGATGCCCCTTCCCCCGATCAGTATGAGAAGCTGGGATTTGCCTACGCCATCATGCTGCGCAATCTGATGGGACATTTCAACAGCACCGTTGATCTGGTGTCGATACAAAACTATAGCGCCGGAAAAATCGAGTCCTATCAGGCCACTTTCTATCTGGGATCGTATTACAACAATCCGATTCCGGCTGTATTTCTCAACGATGTCAATGCCACGCAGAAAACCGTCGTCTGGTTCAAATACAACCTGTGGCAGTTCGCATGGAACACGGCGTACAACTTCAATACCCATTACGGATTCAGCTTTAGCGGCTTACAGGGATTGAATGCGCCGCCCAGTTCGAACAACCCGACACCGGGTTTCTTCGATACCGTCTCCTACAAGGGTAAGTCGATGGTGAAGTACTATGCCTACGATCCTGCGAGCAACACCGTGAGCGCCGATCCCGACGTCGGGATCACGCAGATCGTTGATGCGACCAAGGCACAGACACTGGTAACGATTACAAACAGCAAGACTTCCGTGCAGGCGCCGTATATTATCCGCTCCGGCAATTTCTGGTACTTCGCCGACTTGCCATTGTCATACATCGGCCCGCGGGACCGCTATCTGGTCCTGTGCGATATCTTGCATGACATCTTCGCTGACAATCAGCCGGTAAGCCATAAAGCTCTGGTACGGCTGGAAGATGTCGATGCGTTGGTGGATTACGGCACAATGAAAACGCTGTCGGACTATCTGGTGGGCAAACACATTCCATTTTCGATTGCCACCATCCCGCATTACATGGACCCGCTAGGTGTATACAACGGCGGGGTTGCGGAAGAAGTGCCGCTGTCGCAGGCCGGGACGCTCAAGAGATCGTTAAATTACGCGCTGGCGCGAGGCGGGAAAGTTCTAATGCATGGATATACCCATCAATACGATTCGATGCGGAACAAGAATACAGGGGTCAGCGCCGATGATTTTGAATTCTGGAATGCCGTGGCGAATACCCCGGTGGCCGAAGATTCGACTGCATGGGCATTGGGACGCCTCCAGGCGGGAAAGGCAGAATTCCAGAATAACGGTTACACGCCATTTGCCTGGGAGACCCCGCACTACCAGTCATCGCCGTTGACCACGAAGGCTATACCGCAGGTATTCAAGACAACCTATCAGCGCGCCGTGTATTACACCTCCGACACCCCTAACTTCACCTTGGCCCAGGGCAAGGATTTTGCAGTTGGACAGTTTTTCCCCTACGTCATCAAGCAAGACTACTACGGCCAGTGGATTGTGCCGGAAAATCTGGGGGACATGGAATACAACATCAGCACTATCGATCCGTATTCAAACGTGGTCTACACCTGGCATGATCTTTATCTGAATGCCCAATATGCTTTGGTGGTAAGGGATGGATTTGCATCTTTCTTCTTTCATCCATTTTGGCTGGAGTCGTCGCTGGCGCCGCTGGTCACCACCGGATTCAGCGATTTCCAAAGCATAGTTCAGGGTATTACAGGATTGGGCTACACCTGGACCGATGCCAGTACACTCGGACATCCATAAGCCATGCATCTGCCCGCCAAAGGAGCCAGCTTCCTTTGGCGGGCTGCGATATGGCAACTAGACAGAATGTAGTGACCTGCCGAACCATGGGGACGCCTTGGTTCGCGACCATCCGTGTCGACGGCATCAGGGCAGGTCGATCCCGGATTTTTTTAAGCCAGTCCGGTTCCATCTCCAGCTTGCCGATTTCACTGTAAAGCCGTTCAGCTTGGCGCTGCTCGCTCACCGGCTGCGGGCCTCGCTTGCCTTCAAACCAAGGCTTGTCAACTTGCCTGGCCCAGTCAAAATATTTCAGCTTGCAAGACGCCAGTAAGTAAGCGGTAAGAGCTTATGGTGGAACATGCCTCCCAGCAGCAGATCATTCAATCCTCTTGTGGAGTCAACATGCACCATTTCAAGTTTACCTGCCGACTGGCCTCGGCAGCGCTGATCGGAGCGACGCTTAGCGCCGCGGCAAGCATGAGTCATGCTGATACGGCATTGACCGAGGAGCCGCATGCCGCCGACGCTTCCCAATGGGGGCTGGGCATCGGCCTCGGTTCTGAAAGCAGGCCCTACCGCGGCGTCAGCAATCATGTTTCCGTTCTGCCGCTGGTATTGTATGAAAACCGCTGGGTCCATTTTTTTGGCAATACGCTTGATGTCAAGCTGGGGTCGGTCGACCAGTTCAGCTTCACATTGCGTGCCAAATATGCATTGAACGATGGCTACAAGGGCAGCGATTCCAATGCACTGCGGGGCATGGACGAACGTAAGGGCAGCGCCTGGGGCGGGGTGGCCGGCAGCTGGGATAATCCCTATGCGAAGCTGTCGCTGGAATGGCTGACCGCCGGCAGCACCAAGGGCAATACGGTCAAGCTTGGCGTCGAGCACTCGTTTGCGATGGCAGGGTTGCAGCTGACGCCGCACCTGAGCACGACCTGGATGGACAGCAAGTATGTCAATTATTACTACGGCGTCAAAGCCAGCGAAGCTACCGCCGAGCGGGCGGCTTATACTGGCAAATCGACCGCTAATATTGAATTTGGCGTGCGCGCGGACTATCCGCTGACCCGCAATCAAATGATCACGCTGGACGTCGGCGACCTGCAGCGCGGCAGCGGCGTCAAGGACAGTCCGATAGTCGACAAGTCGTCGGCGGCAACTGTGCGGGTGGGCTATCTTTATAAATTTTAAGCAAGAATGATGAATCGAATCGGCCTGCTGGAAGACCACGAGCGCATGGCGCAGTTGATACGGCAGGCTATGGCCGGGGTCGGCGTGGAAGTCGATATCTATGGCCGTATCGACCATGCGGTCGACGGCTTTGCCCGCATCCCGTATGCGGCGCTGGTGATCGACCGCGGCTTGCCGGATGGCGACGGCCTGGACCTGCTGCGCAAGCTGCGCGCCAAGGGCGTGCTGACTCCGTGCCTGATGCTGACCGCGCTTGACGCCCTGCACGACCGGGTGGCGGGACTGGAAGCTGGCGCCGACGACTATCTGCCCAAGCCGTTTTCAATGGAAGAACTGGTCGCCAGGGTGCGCGCCCTGATGCGGCGTCCGCCGCAATTGCAAAGCCTGGTCCCGGCCTATCTTGGCTTGCAGGTGTCGCCGGAATTGAGCAGCATGCGCAACGGCGAGGATTCGGTGTCGCTGGCGCCCTCGGAGCTGCAGGTGATGCTGAGCCTGGTCCGGGCCGGCGGCCAGCCGGTACGCCGGAGCGCCCTGGAAATGGCCGCCTGGGGCGTCGGCGACGCGGTCACCCCGAATGCGCTGGATGTGGCTTTGCACCGCCTGCGGCGCAAGCTGCAGGCTATCGACTCTGTCGTCGAAATCGCCAACGTCAGGGCTTATGGTTTTGCATTGCAGGAAATGGACGATGCCGTATAGCCTGGCAAAAAAGCTGATTGCCTCTACCGCCGCCACGCTGGTGATCATCACCGTGGCGGCAACCGCCTTCCTGGCCGCGACCTACCAGTGGGAGCCCGAGTTGCTGTTCCGCCAAGAGATGTTCAGGAATGCCGACAAGATCGCGGACAGCATGCGCTTTGATGCCTCGGGAAGCTTGTCGGCAGTAGCATTGAGTCCAAAAATGCAGCTGCTTTACGAAGCCTTGAAACTGGATTCAATCTACCGCATCCTGGACGACCAGGGCATTGTCCTGCTCGCCTCCGACGGCGTCATGATCCCGCTGTTTGCCGCCGGCACGCGGTTCGACCCGAAAAGCGCGGTCGCGACCGACCTGGTCTTGTCCCGCTCGGGATTGCGATTGCACGTATTTACGAAAGCCGTTTCGCGCAAGAAAAAAACCTTCTATATCCAGGTTGCGCGCAGCGAGCGCATGCACCAGGCCATCATCGGCAGCGACAGCGCCAGTTTCATGGCCGCCTCCGGTATCGCCGCGATTATCGCCATCCTGGTGTTTACCATCGTCGTATGGTTTACCTTCAACCGCGCGCTGCGCCCGCTGCGCGTCGCATCGGACGCCGCCAGCCTGCTTGAATCCAACAGCCTGGATTTCCGCTTGCCCACGGCGGATATGCCAGCCGAGCTGGTGCCGCTGATAGATGCGTTCAACAAAGCGCTAGGGCGCCTGGAGCTGGGCTATCGCCTGCAGCAGGAATTCCTGGCGACCGTTGCCCATGAACTGAAGACGCCGCTGGCGCTGATCCGCGGGCAAATCGAACTCGACGGCGCGGCCGATCGCAAACTGCTTCTGAAGGACGTCGACTTCATGGCGCGCCAAGTGCATCAGCTGCTGCATCTGGCTGAAGTGAGCGACCGCAAAAACTTTGTATTCGAACAGGTGGATGTCGTCGAAGTGGCAAGAAGCGCGGTCGAGCATCTGGGACGGCTTGCGGATCGCTTGAGTGTTTTCATCCTTTGCAATGCGCCGCCGGAGAAAGTGGTGACCATGGCTGACAGCGGGGCATTGTTCGTGCTGGTCAAAAACCTGCTGGAAAACGCCCTCCATCATTCCCCGGTCGGGACAGGCGTGCTCATCACCATTACTTCCGACTATATTTCCATTCGCGATCATGGCAGGGGGATCGCGCCGGACAACCTGCCGCGGCTGTTCAAGCGCTTTTGGCGCGGCGAAAACCGGCGCGATGAAGGTGCGGGGCTGGGGCTGTCGATCTGCAAGGAAATTTCGTTTGCTCACGACTGGAATCTGATCGTCAATCATGACAAAGATCCGGGGGCGGAATTTGTAGTGGCTTTCCGCTAACTTCGTCTCGCGAGCCTGCTAATCCTGCGACGAATATCCGATCGTTTCCCATCTTTGCAACGCCGAGATTGGCGCACGCGCTGCCGCTTCGATCAATATCAATGCTCTTTCGACATGCTCAAAATATGTGCTATGTCGCGAAGAAACCTATATATAATTTCCACGGGGAAAATTATACCAATTGGCAACCAAGCGCTGATCTTGGGTAAAACGCCTGTCTCTGAAATATCCCCAGTCCGAGTTGATCTTGATTTAACGCAGCCGAGTGCGGCCACAAGCATTTTCGCAAGAAACCATCTTTTGGCCGGGCAGTTGCAATCTGCAAAGTAAGGTTTTTTCTTTACCCTCAAGAGGTTCAAAAATGACAATTTTTGGAGAAGAAAATGAATCGGAATTTTAGTAGATTTGGATTAATCCTCAGCTTCGCCTGCTTTACCGTGGGCTCGGCATTCGGCGCCACCGTCACAAGGCAGATAGCCAGTAGCGGCACGGTGAAGATTCCAGCCACTACGGTCGGCGTCGATGGCTTGTCGTCACCCGAAACATCGCCGGTATTTTCGAACGTGCCCAATCTCGCGGACGGCCCCACGGCTGCCGGTACCAGCGGAACGAAAAGCACCGCTGGCGTGCTCGCGCGCGTGGCGCAGTTCAAGATAAACCGCAGTATCGCCACGGCGCGGGGAAAAGGGGAGTGGGCAGAAGCATTGAACAAAGATGCGCCAGACCGCCGCGTAGAAGTCAGTTTTGACGGCGAAAACTCGCGCAACCAGCGCCTTGCAAACAACGGCAACCAATTTTCCATAGAGCCGCCGGACCAGGGGCTCTGTGCCGGCAACGGCTACGTCATGGAATCCCTAAATGACGTCATGAAGATCTATAACCGCAAAGGCGTGGCATTGAGCGGCGATATTGCGCTGAATACATTCTATGGCTATGCGCCGGCAATTAACCGCCAGGTCAGTCCGCGAGTTTTCGGACCTTCGATTACCGACCCGGCCTGCTATTTCGATCCCGACGTCAGGCGCTGGTTTCACCTGGTGCTGACGCTGGACACCGATCCTGCCACAGGCGCGCAGACAGGCAGCAATCACCTGGACCTCGCGGTCAGCTCGTCAGCCGATCCGCTCGGAAGCTGGACCGTGTATAAGATTGCAGCACAGGATGACGGTACACAGGGCTCGCCGCAGCATCCTAATTGCCCATGCCTAGGCGACTATCCGCACATCGGCGCCGACGCCCATGGCATCTACCTGACAACGAATGAATTCCCGTTTTCAGGGGGATTCAACAGTGCGCAGATCTATGCAATCTCGAAAAAGGCGCTGATCAGCGGCGCCGCCTCGATTCAAGTAGTGCAGCTGGACACCGCCGATTATCTGCTGGACG
The sequence above is a segment of the Collimonas sp. PA-H2 genome. Coding sequences within it:
- a CDS encoding response regulator transcription factor produces the protein MNRIGLLEDHERMAQLIRQAMAGVGVEVDIYGRIDHAVDGFARIPYAALVIDRGLPDGDGLDLLRKLRAKGVLTPCLMLTALDALHDRVAGLEAGADDYLPKPFSMEELVARVRALMRRPPQLQSLVPAYLGLQVSPELSSMRNGEDSVSLAPSELQVMLSLVRAGGQPVRRSALEMAAWGVGDAVTPNALDVALHRLRRKLQAIDSVVEIANVRAYGFALQEMDDAV
- a CDS encoding MipA/OmpV family protein, which produces MHHFKFTCRLASAALIGATLSAAASMSHADTALTEEPHAADASQWGLGIGLGSESRPYRGVSNHVSVLPLVLYENRWVHFFGNTLDVKLGSVDQFSFTLRAKYALNDGYKGSDSNALRGMDERKGSAWGGVAGSWDNPYAKLSLEWLTAGSTKGNTVKLGVEHSFAMAGLQLTPHLSTTWMDSKYVNYYYGVKASEATAERAAYTGKSTANIEFGVRADYPLTRNQMITLDVGDLQRGSGVKDSPIVDKSSAATVRVGYLYKF
- a CDS encoding DUF2334 domain-containing protein, producing MKKIATIFVLIAGLFMLSPSPASAQVVTTPIKVLIVYDAPSPDQYEKLGFAYAIMLRNLMGHFNSTVDLVSIQNYSAGKIESYQATFYLGSYYNNPIPAVFLNDVNATQKTVVWFKYNLWQFAWNTAYNFNTHYGFSFSGLQGLNAPPSSNNPTPGFFDTVSYKGKSMVKYYAYDPASNTVSADPDVGITQIVDATKAQTLVTITNSKTSVQAPYIIRSGNFWYFADLPLSYIGPRDRYLVLCDILHDIFADNQPVSHKALVRLEDVDALVDYGTMKTLSDYLVGKHIPFSIATIPHYMDPLGVYNGGVAEEVPLSQAGTLKRSLNYALARGGKVLMHGYTHQYDSMRNKNTGVSADDFEFWNAVANTPVAEDSTAWALGRLQAGKAEFQNNGYTPFAWETPHYQSSPLTTKAIPQVFKTTYQRAVYYTSDTPNFTLAQGKDFAVGQFFPYVIKQDYYGQWIVPENLGDMEYNISTIDPYSNVVYTWHDLYLNAQYALVVRDGFASFFFHPFWLESSLAPLVTTGFSDFQSIVQGITGLGYTWTDASTLGHP
- a CDS encoding cell wall metabolism sensor histidine kinase WalK, translated to MPYSLAKKLIASTAATLVIITVAATAFLAATYQWEPELLFRQEMFRNADKIADSMRFDASGSLSAVALSPKMQLLYEALKLDSIYRILDDQGIVLLASDGVMIPLFAAGTRFDPKSAVATDLVLSRSGLRLHVFTKAVSRKKKTFYIQVARSERMHQAIIGSDSASFMAASGIAAIIAILVFTIVVWFTFNRALRPLRVASDAASLLESNSLDFRLPTADMPAELVPLIDAFNKALGRLELGYRLQQEFLATVAHELKTPLALIRGQIELDGAADRKLLLKDVDFMARQVHQLLHLAEVSDRKNFVFEQVDVVEVARSAVEHLGRLADRLSVFILCNAPPEKVVTMADSGALFVLVKNLLENALHHSPVGTGVLITITSDYISIRDHGRGIAPDNLPRLFKRFWRGENRRDEGAGLGLSICKEISFAHDWNLIVNHDKDPGAEFVVAFR